Below is a window of Lacibacter sp. H407 DNA.
GGCCCGAACGAAGAGTGCATGCGTGGAAAACATTGCTCACGGCAAGAGCCATCGAAAACCAATGTTATGTTATTGGCGTAAACAGAACAGGTGATGACGGGAACGGTGTTTATCACAGTGGCAGCAGTATGGTGATTGATGCCATGGGTGAAGTATTGTATGAAAAAGAGCATGAAGAAGATATTCATACCATTACGCTGTCCAAAGAAAAACTCGAAGAGATACGTCATAAACTTCCTTTCTTAAAAGATGGAGATGCGTTCAGCATTCTCCCCTGATCGAATATGCTGGCATTTTACAACGGAACAATTTTTACGGGCGATCGTTTTGTCAACGGCCATGCAGTGTTGGTAAACAAGGGGCTGATTGAAGCGGTATTGCCAGCAGCTGATCTTCCTGCTGATATCGATCGTTACGATCTGCAGGGAAATGTGTTAGTGCCTGCGTTTATTGATCTGCAATTGTATGGCGGCAACGGATTGCTGTTTTCACAAGCGTTGAATGAAGAAGCAATCGTTGCAACAGATGCTTATTGTGTAAGCGGGGGTTGTACACGTTTCCTGTTAACGATGGCCACCAACAGTATCGACATTTTTCTGCAAGGGATTGATGTTGCAAAAAATTTTCTGCATAAAAATCCAAACAGTGGTTTGTTGGGATTACATCTGGAAGGACCGTACATTAATCCGGTAAAACGTGGCGCACATTTATTGGAACACATCAAACAACCCACACTTGATGAAGTAAAATTATTGCTGGAGAAAAGTAAAGGCATTGTAAAGATGATGACGCTTGCACCTGAACAATGCAGTGATGAAGTGATTCAACTGTTGCTTGATAACAACGTCATTGTTTCAGCCGGGCATAGTAATGCAACGTATCAACAGGCAACTGAAGGTTTTAACAAAGGCATTACAACTGCAACGCATTTATTCAATGCGATGTCTCCATTGCAGGGAAGAGAATTAGGAATGGTGGGTGCCATTTATGATCATGCAACTGCACACAGCAGTATTGTGTGTGATGGTTTTCATACATCGTTTGCGGCTGTACGTATCAGCAAAAAAATGATGCAGGAGCGTTTGTTTTTAATTACCGATGCAGTAACCGAAACAAGCGAAGGGGCTTATCAACATGTATTGAAAGATGATCGTTATGTATTACCTGATGGAACATTGTCTGGTTCTGCACTAACCATGATAAAAGCAGTGAGCAATTGTATCAACCAAGCGGGTATTGAATTTGATGAAGCGTTACGTATGGCTTCGCTTTATCCGGCACGGGCAGCACAGCTGCAGGGTTTAGGGAAAATTGAAGAGGGATTTAAAGCTGATCTTATTGTTCTTTCCAACGAACGAAAAATTAAAGCAGCGTTTCGCAACGGTGTTTTTTGTAATTGATCTGAATCAATCAATTCTTCTGCAGCAGTTATCTTTTTCTGATCGATTTAATTCTGAAATAATAGCTTGGTTCAACACAGGGACAGGGAGCCTGGTCTTTTGTCGAAACAAGACAAATATTTACTGCAACCGAATCGGCCGGGCTTTTAAATTCTGCAGCTAATTCAGTATCCTTTACCTGGTAAAATTTCCAGTTGCCTGTTCTCCCATTTGAAAAATACCAGCCAATTCCATTTGCTGAGGGGTCGCCACCCCAGAAAATATGACCATCCGCACAAAAATCAAGTTTCGGTTGTACAGGTTTTATACATGCGTTGAAACTAATCAGGAGCAACAGCGAAATGATCATTTTTTTCATATACAGAATTTCTCAGTTCAACGAATCACTGGTGAAACCACCGTTGTGTTCGTTAAGCAAATTACGAAGAAATTCAACTTTTTAGAAATCGTCACATTGGTTCGTTTTTCCGCAACCGGATACAAATAAAAAGGACCACAGTATGAATACCGCAGTCCTGATCAACATGGAAAATATACAAAGCCTTTAATAGGCGGGCACTTCTTCCTGCGTTCGTTTCTTTTTATGTTCCGGTATGTTTGGAAGTGGTTTGGCAATTGTTTCCAATTGTTCCGTTTCCATTTTTGATCGTTTATTGCTCAGGTAGCGTGATAATTTTAATTTGTAGAAATCATAGAAGATCACCACCACCAAAAATAAACTCACTACATAAAACAAACCAAAGCCCATGTACATGTACGTAAAGCCTGATGCTACTGCACCCACCAGATAACCGGCTGCTATGGACAGTAACAGTTTTGCTTTTCCTCTTAACTCTTTGTTCTGGCGGTATTCTTTTCGTGTAAACATCGAAAAGAGAATACCAAGATCAGTTGTTGTACCGGTAAGGTGAGTTGTTTTAACTGCAAAGTTGGAAATGCTGGCAGTTAACCCATTCTGCAAACCCATTGCAAACAGCATGAGAGATAACAACGTTTCTGTTTCAGCTAATGTCTCTTTATAAAAAAATGATCCATAGGTACCAACGGCCACCAGGCAAAGTATTTCTAATACTACAGGCAATGCATGCGCTACATACGCATTGCGTTTATTCAAGTGTATCACGAACATGTTGGATACAAAACTTCCAAAGAAAAACAGGAAGATCCAGGCAAACACCACCGCTCCCTGATATAAGTTTCCTTTCACTAATTCCGATGCAAGGATGGCGAAGTGTCCTGTAATGTTGGAGCTGAACGAGAAGAACAATAGCAATGATGCAATATTGACCATCCCTGCTGAAAATGCGGTTAAAACTCCAAGCCTGATGTTATCTCCCAACGTTCTGCTGTTACTGAATTTCCTGAGCATAGGTATTTGTTTTATTCCGTTCAAACGTTAAGCGGGCAATGCCCCTGGCCTGCACATCCGATTCGGCGTCCAGTATCATTCTGTCTTTATTTAACTCAGTTAACTGGTAATTTTCTACATGGCCATCCGCATATTTAATTTGCAAAACATGACCTCTTCCTTTGATGGTCCATGTTAATTGTTGAATCTCATCGTTAACGGTCAGTCGAAGTTTACCATCGGGTAAAAATTCCCAGTTCTCTGCTTCGTGTAATGAAAAAGCGGGCTGGCTGTTTGTTGCTGTTGTTTTACTGGCAGCCATAATATCGGCACCAATGGATGTATTGTTTTCATACATCCACGTTTTTTCATCCCATGGCCCCAATATAACTTTCTCCGGACTGGCGGCTGAGCTCATCATCACTGTAAAACCCGTGAGCCCCAGTGCAAACACTGCGATATAGATCAACCAAAGTTTCATTGTAAAAAAATTTAAACGTTATCCCATTGATACACGGTTCGTAAACAACTCGGCCACATTTCCTTTTTCAGGCATTGGCACTTCAATTGCCGAACCAATCGTTATAATATTCAATTTGCTTGCTTTGATAAAAGGCAGCAGATCAAAGCTGTTGCGATTCTTGAATTGCGGATTATAAAGAATAGGTAAGCATACTTCATCGATCCGGTTTGCTTCAGCAAACTGATTGAACGCTGCTTGTGTAAAGCCGGTGAAAATGTCTTTGCGCATAATGCGTACCTGCGAAGCGTATTTATTTTTTAATACACGCAATGCTTCTTCAAACGCAGGATTGGTGAGTGATTCCAACACCTTTGATTTGGAAAAGAAAAGCAGATTTGTAATGGAATCGCTCTGGTGCATACCATGCAACAGAACAATGTTGATTCTTGTATTGCGATCCTGCTCATTGAGATAGGATTTTACAATGTTCAAAGAGGCAATACTGAAATCTGTAGGGACTAATACTGTTTTTTCCATAGCATTTTTTGTTTTGCGATTAGAGTGCAAAAATGTACCCGGGTCATTAAAATGATGTAAGGGTACTGTTAGAATGCTATTAGAATATGAGTGATTAAATTAAAATCAAATTAAAAGTTCAACAGGACTGTAAAATTTGTTGAAGGATATAAAACCGAACAGCGCCGTTTTTTCAACATTATAATTTATGCTGATTAATTTTTGGTTGTACAGTTGCACTTACAATTCGTATTGCCCTACCGGAAGATTGATCTGCACAGTAGTTCCCTGCTGCATAATGGACGAAACAATGATCTCTCCCTGGTGAAGACGGATGATGTTTCGTGTAAGCGGCAACCCGATGCCATACCCTTCATACTTGAGTGTATTCGATGCCCGGAAGAACGGATCATAAATATATTTCAGCTCACTATCAGGAATACCAATGCCCTGGTCTTTTATAATGACGAATACATTTTGATCGGAGGCGCCGATCGATACATGTACCACTTTATAATCGCTGTACTTACATGCATTACTGATAATATTGCTCAATGCAAGATGCAGTAACTGTTCGTTGCCTTTTACTTTTAACTTAGAAGGATTTTCAGGCAGCAAACTCATATCAATATGAATATTACTGCGGGGATTTATTTTTTCGATCGTTTCTTTTACATCCCATAGTAACTGATCGATCCGCACTTTGTCAAACTTCTGACTCTTACCGTTAAAACCTGTTTGCGCAAGGAAGAGCAAGGCCTTGGTTTTTCGATCCAGTTTTTCAGCTTCATCAAGAATTACGGTGATGGTTTCAATATACTCTTCAGTTTTCCGCACTTTGGATAAGGTTACATCTGCTTCACCAATAATGGCTGTTAATGGTGTACGTAACTCATGAGATGCATTACTTACAAAATTGTTTTGTGTTTCAAATGATGTTTCAATACGGTCAAGCATATTGTTGAACGTTCGTGTAAGTTCTGCCAATTCATCATTGCTTTTAGTTTGATCGAGACGCAGATGCAGATTTTCAGAACTGATTTCTTTCACACTGTCTGTAATTTTTCGCAACGGGCGGAATACAAATTTTGCAAAATACAACGCAATAAGTGCAGAGAATAAAAATGCAGCAATTATGGCAAACACAAGAGTACGGCGCAGATAGGCAGAGTGATGCAGTTCAAAATAATTTTGTGCTGATGCCACTACTACATACTCGCCTTGTTTACTCTTATAACGGATGGCTTTGTAAAACATTCCGTTTTTGCTGAACTCTGCTTTGCCATCGCTCAGCACATTATTAAAAAAAGAAACCGGGATACCAATTGTTTTTGCTTCTTCAGCAAATGATTCGCCCGGTGATATGCGAAAAAACCGATCCTGTTCCTGCGGAAGTTTTTCGAAAAATTCGTTCCGCAGATCTTTGATACCGGCTTGTGCGGCGCCTTCGTCCTGATCAAGTTCAACTTTGGCTGCAGTAACGGCACGAATTTCCAGCAGCTTGTAAAAATCTTCGTAGGAATAGTTTGAAACTGAGAGGTACACAAATCCGCTAAACAGCAAAATGATGGTTAAAAAAGCTGTTAACAGAATGAGCATGGTCTTGACCTGTATCTTCATCAGTACCGTAGTTTAAAAGTGAAACAGGGAGTTTATCCGTTATCCTTCAACACGTATCCCATTCCTATAACAGTGTGAATGAGTTTTTGATCGGCATAGCTGTCGATTTTCTTGCGGAGGTAATTTACATATACATCCACCACATTGGTGCCGATGTCAAAATTTACACCCCACACTTCTTCCAGTATATCAATGCGTGAAAGCACTTTGTTTTTATTCTTCATGAAATACAGCAACAACCTGTATTCGGTTGTGGTAAGTGAAATCACCTTACCATCACGTGTAACTGTTTTGGTATAATCATTCAGCTCCAGATCAGCAAACCGATATACATGCTCTTCCTGTATTTCGGGCAACGAGTTTGAATTGTCTGATGAGCGGCGAAGCAATGTTCGGATGCGGGCTACCAGTTCAATAAACTTAAATGGTTTTACGAGATAATCATCAGCACCAGTTTCAAGGCCCAGCACAATGTTTTCTGCAGTGCCCAGTGCTGTTAGAAAAAGAACCGGTATGGAGTTGTTGGTTTTACGGATCTCCCGGCAAACTTCCAGCCCGTTTTTATCGGGCAACATTATATCGAGGATCACTATGTCAAAATAATTGGCATCAAACAGCTGTAGCCCTGTGGTGCCATCAAATGCAACTGTTACATCAAACCCTTCCTCAGTAAGTCCTTTTTTGATAAACGAAACAACATGTGTTTCATCTTCAACCAGTAATATTTTTTTCATGATGGCTTCACACATTTAACAGCATCAGTCATCAGTATGCTGTACTGCTGTGCAAAGGTATCTGTTAAGCCAGAATAAAAAAGTAAAAGGACGTTAAAGAATGATCGGTATGCGGGTGCGATCGGTAAAAGATATTTATCGTTTACCGATGCGTTTCACCTCATACACATCCATTGGTTCTGCACAAAAGCATTGATATTTTTCGTTTGTTTTGATAAGACAAACTGAAACTGCGAGGCTGTCGGTTAAATATCTTGACGGAATATCTTTCAGTTTAACGATTCGTGGAAGATCGGCCGATTCAAAATACCAGCCCAACCCATCAACTGCAGGTTCGCCTCCCCAACGGATCACACCATCGGTACACAGTTGATCTTTTTGGCAGGCGCTAAAAAGAATGAATACAAAAAATGAGAGAAGGAATTGCTTCATACATTCATTGACAGTTGTGTCAGCTTTTCCGTTGCATGATCAGCTCCAGTGCTTTCTCCATTTTGGGATCAATGTTACGGCGAATGCTTTCTGCACTGGCTTTCACTTCCACATCGGGCAGCACACCCTTCCCGTCTTTGGGATAATTTTTATTATTCACGATACGGTACAGCGGTATACGTACACGCATTTTACTGTTCGGCAAAATCATTTCCGGAATAAACACTCCATTGTTTCCATAATAACCACCGCCGGTTTCTTCGCCCACAATCGTTACATTCTTTTGTCCTTTTACAGCGGCAGCAAATAATGTAGTAGCAGAAAATGAATAACCGCCGGTGAGTACATAAACCTGTCCGGTATATCTGTTTTTTAACGGGCTGTACTGTTTATTATTAAAATATTTAAACGCATACATGCTGTCGTTTTTCTTCTTACTCAGAAAAAACAAACCAAGGTTATAAATGAATCGCTTGTACACCCGTGCATCGGTTCGAAGTTTTCGATGTGTTGCATAAATGGAATCAGCATAAATAAACGGCTCCTGTTTGATAAGCCTGGTAAGACAAAGTGATGTTTTAATTAATCCACCGCCGTTGTTACGCACATCGATTACTAAGTGTTGAATCTGTTTCTTTTTTAACTGACGAAAACTTTTTTTCAAATAATGTTTACTCAAACTGGTGCTGAAGCTGTTGATGCGTAACGAAGCGAATGTACCCGTTGAATCAATATTGAAACTTCGTGTGCGTTGTAAACGGCGCTCCCGATCAGTTATGGTGGGAGTTGGCGGAGCCGGCGCAGGAATAGTAGAAGTAAAAGGTCTGCGTCGTAACGTATCGGCTTGCGGATCATATACAGGCAAGTTTAATTGCCGGCTCAGTCCATTGAACCCAATAAATTCAACAGCATAATTCTTCTGTAATCCAAAACGCATATTGTAATACGTAGTGAAATTATTGCTGAGGTTTTGATAACTGAAATTTTTTGCATTCCCATCGATCGATACCAACGGCAGCATTGAATCAATGATCGATCTTGCTGATAAACCATTGATGGAAAGTAAGGGTGTACCTACCCGGATAATGGAATCTCTGCGATTGAGGTTGATGGTTACGACCAACGATGAATCATCAATTACTTTCGCCAACAAGGGAAAGGTTTTTAAACGTCTTCCTTCTGTATAGTTGTAATAGTTTTTTGAGAACCGCACACTGGTATGTCCGCAACGAATGGGGAACAATGTTTCTGCTACAATGGTCCTGAACTGAATTTCATTGAGCGAATCATTGAGTCGAGTATATGCATTTTGAAAAGAAGCATCCACTTCTTCTTTTGATGAATACCAATAAAGCGATGGGTGATTTTCTTTCAACGCTTTTTCCATTACCTCCACATCTTCCCGCAACTGATCGGGACTGTATTTCCGTTCAGGTGTATAGTTAAGATTACCCGTTGCGGAACAGGACGAGAGCAGATAGCCAAGGATCAGCAACGTAAAAAAGGTGATGTTCTTCATTGCACAATTTATTTTCCAAATGCATTCCAGCCCTGAGCTGTTAATGCATATTTATTACCGCCTCTGGTAAGAATGTGAGCGCCTTCTTTTTGTTCGGCCACATATCCTACCACACGAATGCCATTGACATCTTTTATTTTATCATAATCTGCTTGCGACAATGTAAAGATCAATTCATAATCTTCACCGCCACTTAAAGCACAGGCGGTAGGATCGATCTCTAACTTATACGCAAATTCTTTTGCATCCGGATGTACGGGCAACTTGTCTTCGTACAAGACAGCACCTACTCCGCTTTGCTTGCAGATATGTAATACTTCGCTGCTGAGTCCATCGCTGATGTCCATCATTGCAGTAGGAACAATATTTTCTTTTTCAAAAAACTCAATGATGTCTTTTCGTGCTTCCGGCTTTAATAAACGTCCAACAATATAATCCCGGTTTTCTAAGTCGGGTTGTACGCCTTTTGTTTCAAGAAAGATTTTCTTTTCACGTTCCAGCAAAAGCAAGCCCAAATAGGCACCACCGAGATAACCGGTCACGCAAATGAGATCATTCACTTTAGCTGTGCTGCGTTTTACAAATTTGTCAGGCGCCACTTCGCCAATGGCAGTAACGCTGATCACAAATCCTTTTTGGGAAGAAGTGGTATCGCCACCAACAAGGTCTACTCCGTATTCTTCACAGGCCACATACACGCCGTCATAAAATTCTTCCAGCGCTTCCAGGCTGAAACGGTTGCTCACTGCAATGCTCACGGTAATTTGGGTAGGTGTTGCATTCATGGCATAGATGTCGCTCACATTCACCACTACACTTTTGTAACCGAGGTGTTTCAATGGCGTGTACATCAAATCAAAATGGACACCTTCCATCAAAAGATCAGTTGTTACCACCGTTTGTTTTCCGAAATGATCGATCACAGCTGCATCATCGCCCACACCCAAAATAGTAGATGCGTTCTGATGCTCAATATTTTTTGTAAGATGCTCTATCAAGCCAAATTCACCGAGGGTTGATAGTTCTGTACGTTCTTCACTCATTTCTTATTTCAGATTTTAGATTTACGATTTCAGATTCTTTACAGCTTTTTGTTTGTCAGCTTCAATATTCTTCAGCGAGGTGTTGATTGATACAATTATAATTGAGAGCAACTCGTTCGCTTCTTTGTATAATACTCTTAATTCGCTTTTAAATTCATGATTGAATTCTGCCAGCAGTTCGTAAAAGAACATGCTTTCGTCCAGTTCTTCTTCTACTATTCGTAGCTTATTAATAAAATCTGCTTTTGATTTAGCCCTGCAAGCAGCCCTGTAATTTGCTCCGCTTGATGCTGAACATCTTACAAGCTGAGCAATGTGCGACTTGTTGATCAAGTTAACCGGTAGTTTCATACATAACCAGCCAGTTTGTACTGCTAATTCTTTTGTGCGCTTTTTTAATTCGTTTTTATCCATGATGTTTCAGGTTAATCTGCAATCGTAAATCTAAAATCTACAATTTCGCTGAAACTGCATAGTTAAAACATAAGCTTACAATACCTTTTTATTATTCACCACCTCCAACAACTCCTGATGTATTTTCCCGTTCGTTGCAACCAAATGCGGTTGATACGGCGAGTAGTGAGTGCCTTCGAAATCGGTAACAGTACCGCCTGCTTCTTCCACCATTAAAAAACCGGCAGCGCTATCCCATGCTTGTAATTTATGTTCATAAAAACCATCAAAGCGACCGGCAGCGACCCAACACAGATCAACGGCAGCACTTCCTAATCGGCGAACGGGCACTCCTTTGCGAATGAAACGCTCAAACACCTGCAACGGACCATTCGGCATATCCAGATACGTATAAGGGAAACCGGTTACCAAACAGGCTTTGATGAGTTGATCCTGATTGCTCACATGGATCTGTTTATCGTTGAGATAAGCGCCTTGACCACGTTCTGCAAAAAAGAATTCGTTCATGAATGGATTGTACACAGCACCTAAAATCATTTTCCCTCCGTGCTCCACTGCAATACTTACACAACAAATGGGTATACCGTTGGCAAAGTTGACCGTACCATCAATTGGATCGATGATCCATTTGTAGGAAGAGTCTTGTACAATTTCGCCGGCTTCTTCACTTAATATATAATGTTCAGGAAAATTTTTCCGGATCACTTCAAAAATAGCCCGTTCAGCTGCATGATCGGCTTCGGTTACAAGATTGTTGACGCCTTCTTTGTGATGAACTGCAAACTCGTTGTTGAAAAAATGAGTGAGTTGTGCTGCGCCAGCCTTTGTGGCTTCAATGAGGGTTTGTTTAAGCATGCGCAAAGATAACCCCGGCAATACAGATTTGAGATTGCAGATTTTAGATTTTAGATTTGGGCTTTATCAGCCCATGCAACTTTCCATTATCATCGTCAATTACAATGTCAAATTCTTCCTGGAGCAGTGTTTGCTTTCGGTGCACAAGGCTGTGGATGGCATGGAAGCAGAGGTGTTGGTGGTGGATAATGCGTCAACCGATGGAAGCCGTGAATACCTGGAACCAAAATTCAAGAACACTTGTTTTATATGGAATATTGAAAATGTTGGTTTTGGAAAGGCGTGCAATCAGGCATTGAAACATGCAAGGGGTGAGTATATTTTGTTTCTCAACCCCGATACGGTTGTGCCGGAAGATTGCTTTGAAGCATGTATCTCGTTTTTCAAACAAACAACAAATGCCGGGGCATTAGGCATCCGCATGCTGGATGGAAGTGGCAAGTTTTTACCGGAGAGCAAGCGCTCATTTCCATCGCCCGCCACTTCGTTTTATAAATTGAGCGGATTATCGTACATCTTCCCGCATTCAAAAACCTTTGGCCGCTATCATCTTGGCTATTTGAATGAACATCAAAATCATGAAGTAGATGTATTGGCAGGTGCGTTTATGATGATTCCGAAAAAAGTGCTGGATGAGGTTGGAAGTTTTGATGAGAGCTTTTTCATGTATGGAGAAGATGTGGACCTGAGTTATCGCATTCAAAAAGCCGGATACAAGAACTATTATTTCAGCGAACGATCTATTCTTCACTTTAAAGGGGAGAGTACCAAAAAAGCATCAGCGAATTATGTGCGGATGTTTTACGATGCAATGAGCAGGTTTGTACAAAAACATTATTCATCGTCCAGTGCCGGATTGTTTACAACGCTCATCAATGCCGCAATTTGGGTAAGAGCGTTCATGAGTTTAGTAAAGCGGTTTATTCAACGTGTGGGACTTCCGCTGTTAGATGCAGCGCTGATCTTTTTCAGTTACCTGCTGTCGAAATTTGTATGGACGAAATTTGTTCGTCCGGAAATTGTGTATCAAAACAAATTATTATGGATCTCGTTCATCGTTTTCTCCTTCCTGTTTTTAATTGTGAGTTATTACACAGGGTTGTACGATAAACAGTTTCGATATAAAAATCTCTGGCGCTCCACGTTTATTTCATTGCTCATCATTCTGGCAGCTTATTCATTGTTGCCGGAAGAATATCGTTTTTCAAGAGGGATGGTGTTGATGGGTTCATTTTTCAGTTATGTGCTGTTGTATGTATGGCGAAGGCTGTTACTGAAAACAGATGTTTTGGAAAGAGCAGTGGAAGAAGATGATTATTTTTCATTGGTTGCCGGCACGGAAGAAGATCTGCAAAAAGTAAACAATCTGCTGCATCAATACGGACGAACACAAACCATACAGGGTTTTGTGAGTCCGTTGAACGAAGAGCATGCATTGGGAAACGTTGCCGAGTTACAACAGTTGTTGCAAAATACACCAGCAAATGAACTCATCCTTTGCCAGAGCAATTCACTTTCGTTTGCACAGATCATTGAGTTGTATGAACAAACAGGCAAGCAGGTAAAACTCCGGTTACACGCCGAAGGAAGTGAAAGCATAATTGCCAGCGATTCGAAAAACGAAGCAGGCGAGGTGTTGCATCATCAACATTATCGTTTATCACAATCGGTGAACCTGCGTTTAAAACGGTTGATCGATCTATGCAGTTCATTATTTTTTTTATTGAGTTTTCCAATTCATTTTATCATTCATAAAAATCCGGTTGGGTTCTTGCAAAATAGTCTTCAGGTATTCTTCAACCAAAAAACGTGGATCGGGTTTTCAGCTATGCGTCCGCAATTGCCGGTAATACATCCATCAATACTTGGCCCTGCGGGTTTACCTCACAGCCGATATACATTAAAAGAAGAAGGGTTGTTATTGGCCGACGAATGGTATGCAAGGGAATATGAACCGCTTTACGACCTGAAGATCATCTTTACGAATTATCAAAAATTAGGCAGTAAGTAAGGCCCTGAGTTACTACTTTTGTCAACATTGAACGGTACGCATGTCAATATTTGAAATCAACCTCCCTAAGTCAGTCAGTAAAGCACTCAATCTGCCGGTCAATTCACCGAAACGTCAGCAGATCAAGGTGCTGAAAAAGCTGTTGAAAAAAGCGAAGCATACAGGCTTTGGTCAGAAATACCGGTTTGATGAAGTGCTGAACAGCCGACATCCGGGCAAACGTTTCCAGGAGCTTGTACCGGTTCATGATTACAACAAGATCTACAAAGATTGGTGGCATAAAACACTGGAAGGGCATACCGATGTATGCTGGCCGGGCAAGATCAAATATTTTGCCCTAAGTTCCGGCACCAGCG
It encodes the following:
- a CDS encoding glycosyltransferase family 2 protein — encoded protein: MQLSIIIVNYNVKFFLEQCLLSVHKAVDGMEAEVLVVDNASTDGSREYLEPKFKNTCFIWNIENVGFGKACNQALKHARGEYILFLNPDTVVPEDCFEACISFFKQTTNAGALGIRMLDGSGKFLPESKRSFPSPATSFYKLSGLSYIFPHSKTFGRYHLGYLNEHQNHEVDVLAGAFMMIPKKVLDEVGSFDESFFMYGEDVDLSYRIQKAGYKNYYFSERSILHFKGESTKKASANYVRMFYDAMSRFVQKHYSSSSAGLFTTLINAAIWVRAFMSLVKRFIQRVGLPLLDAALIFFSYLLSKFVWTKFVRPEIVYQNKLLWISFIVFSFLFLIVSYYTGLYDKQFRYKNLWRSTFISLLIILAAYSLLPEEYRFSRGMVLMGSFFSYVLLYVWRRLLLKTDVLERAVEEDDYFSLVAGTEEDLQKVNNLLHQYGRTQTIQGFVSPLNEEHALGNVAELQQLLQNTPANELILCQSNSLSFAQIIELYEQTGKQVKLRLHAEGSESIIASDSKNEAGEVLHHQHYRLSQSVNLRLKRLIDLCSSLFFLLSFPIHFIIHKNPVGFLQNSLQVFFNQKTWIGFSAMRPQLPVIHPSILGPAGLPHSRYTLKEEGLLLADEWYAREYEPLYDLKIIFTNYQKLGSK